The Fragaria vesca subsp. vesca linkage group LG2, FraVesHawaii_1.0, whole genome shotgun sequence genome includes a window with the following:
- the LOC101293651 gene encoding amino acid permease 3-like, which translates to MGDNKNQMLQHNQVFDVSVNMPPQGGSKCFDDDGRLKRTGTVWTASAHIITAVIGSGVLSLAWAIAQLGWVAGPAVMFLFSLVTYYTSTLLSACYRSGDSDTGKRNYTYMDAVQSNLGGVKVKICGYVQYLNLFGVAIGYTIASAISMMAIKRSNCFHKSGGKDPCHINSNPYMIAFGIVEIIFSQIPDFDQLWWLSIVAAVMSFTYSTIGLGLGIAKVAETGTIMGSMTGISIGTVSETEKMWRSFQALGDIAFAYSYSLILIEIQDTVRSPPSEAKTMKKATTISVAVTTLFYMLCGCMGYAAFGDLAPGNLLTGFGFYNPYWLLDIANVAIVVHLVGAYQVYCQPLFAFVEKAAAKKYPDSEFISREIKIPVPGLGHCNLNLFRLVWRTAFVIVTTVISMLLPFFNDVVGLLGAVGFWPLTVYFPVEMYIAQKRIPKWSTRWLCLQILSVACLIITIAAAAGSIAGVISDLKTYKPFKTSY; encoded by the exons ATGGGTGATAACAAGAACCAGATGCTTCAACACAACCAAGTTTTTGATGTCTCAGTCAATATGCCGCCACAGGGAGGCTCCAAGTGCTTTGATGATGATGGCCGTCTCAAAAGAACTG GAACGGTTTGGACTGCAAGTGCTCACATTATTACTGCTGTAATTGGATCTGGGGTTCTATCCTTGGCTTGGGCCATAGCTCAGCTTGGATGGGTGGCTGGCCCTGCTGTCATGTTCTTGTTCTCTTTGGTGACTTACTACACTTCAACTCTGCTCTCTGCTTGCTACCGCTCCGGTGATTCTGACACTGGAAAAAGAAACTACACTTACATGGATGCTGTTCAATCCAACCTAG GTGGAGTAAAGGTCAAGATTTGTGGATATGTTCAGTACTTGAACCTTTTTGGAGTTGCCATTGGATACACTATAGCATCAGCCATTAGCATGAT GGCAATCAAGAGGTCTAACTGCTTCCACAAAAGTGGTGGTAAAGATCCATGCCATATCAACAGCAACCCCTACATGATTGCATTTGGCATAGTAGAAATCATATTCTCTCAGATTCCAGACTTCGATCAGTTGTGGTGGCTTTCCATTGTTGCTGCAGTCATGTCCTTCACTTACTCGACTATTGGACTTGGCCTTGGAATTGCTAAAGTTGCAG AAACTGGAACCATCATGGGAAGTATGACTGGAATAAGCATTGGAACTGTCAGTGAAACTGAAAAGATGTGGAGGAGCTTCCAAGCTCTTGGTGACATAGCTTTTGCCTACTCTTACTCTCTTATTTTGATTGAAATTCAG GACACAGTTAGATCTCCACCATCTGAAGCCAAGACAATGAAGAAGGCCACTACAATTAGTGTAGCAGTGACAACCCTTTTCTACATGCTATGTGGCTGCATGGGCTATGCTGCTTTTGGAGACTTAGCCCCTGGAAACTTGCTCACTGGTTTTGGCTTCTATAACCCATATTGGCTCTTAGACATTGCCAATGTTGCTATAGTAGTCCACCTTGTTGGTGCATACCAAGTCTACTGCCAACCCTTATTTGCTTTTGTTGAGAAAGCAGCAGCGAAAAAGTACCCGGATAGTGAATTTATCTCGAGAGAAATCAAAATCCCAGTTCCCGGTCTTGGCCATTGCAACCTTAACCTCTTTAGATTGGTGTGGAGGACTGCCTTTGTGATTGTGACCACTGTAATCTCTATGCTCCTCCCGTTCTTTAACGATGTGGTTGGACTTCTAGGGGCTGTGGGATTCTGGCCATTAACTGTCTACTTCCCAGTTGAGATGTACATTGCGCAGAAGAGGATACCAAAGTGGAGCACAAGATGGCTTTGCCTTCAAATCCTAAGTGTCGCTTGCCTCATTATAACCATAGCTGCTGCTGCTGGCTCAATTGCTGGGGTGATTTCTGACCTCAAGACCTATAAGCCCTTCAAGACCAGCTACTGA
- the LOC101293362 gene encoding amino acid permease 2-like, producing MEDNTAARNHIHSNPAFDISVMEGGSKFFDDDGRPKRTGNVMTASAHIITAVIGSGVLSLAWAIAQLGWVVGPVVMVMFSIVTYYTSCLLVACYRDPVTGNRNSTYSAAVKNHLGGFMYKVLGIVQRINLYGITIGYTITACISMVAIRKNACVHKHGEGKRCLINSNPYMIAFGVIEIILSQIPNFDKMAWLSTVAAIMSFTYSGIGLALGIAKVAEIKTIKGSLTGVTIGVQVTQTEKIWRIFQALGDIAFAYSFAIVLIEIEDTVKSPPSEAKTMKTASKISLSVTSIFYILCGCLGYAAFGDLAPGNLLTGTGFSNPSWLIDIANAAIVIHLIGAYQVFSQPFYAFVEKKAAQLYPDNHFITKDIEIMSYKLNLFKVVWRTLYVISTTLLSMIFPFFNGVVGFLGALGYWPMTIYFPVAMYIAQKQIPKWSTRWVCLQVLCLSVLVIALLAAVGSIVGVVESLKDYKPFMTST from the exons ATGGAGGACAACACTGCTGCAAGGAACCACATCCATTCCAACCCAGCTTTTGATATCTCAGTTATGGAAGGAGGGTCCAAGTTCTTCGATGATGATGGCCGTCCCAAAAGGACTG GAAATGTTATGACTGCAAGTGCTCACATAATTACTGCCGTCATTGGTTCTGGGGTTCTGTCATTGGCTTGGGCCATTGCTCAGCTTGGCTGGGTTGTTGGTCCTGTTGTGATGGTCATGTTTTCCATAGTGACTTACTACACTTCATGTCTTCTCGTTGCCTGCTATCGTGATCCAGTCACCGGAAATAGAAACTCTACTTACTCGGCTGCTGTTAAAAACCACCTTG GTGGATTTATGTACAAAGTTCTTGGAATTGTTCAGCGTATTAATCTTTACGGAATCACCATTGGCTACACCATAACAGCATGTATAAGCATGGT TGCAATACGAAAGAATGCCTGCGTGCATAAGCATGGTGAAGGAAAACGATGTCTGATAAACAGCAATCCCTATATGATTGCTTTTGGCGTCATAGAAATTATATTATCTCAAATTCCAAATTTTGATAAAATGGCGTGGCTATCTACTGTTGCTGCAATCATGTCATTTACATACTCAGGGATCGGACTTGCCCTTGGAATTGCTAAAGTTGCAG AAATTAAAACAATCAAGGGAAGTCTTACCGGAGTAACCATTGGAGTTCAAGTGACTCAAACCGAAAAGATTTGGAGGATCTTCCAGGCACTTGGTGACATAGCTTTTGCTTACTCATTTGCTATCGTCCTCATTGAAATTGAG GACACGGTTAAATCTCCACCATCAGAAGCCAAGACAATGAAGACAGCCAGTAAAATAAGTTTATCAGTGACATCCATTTTCTACATTTTGTGTGGTTGCTTAGGTTATGCTGCTTTCGGAGATTTAGCCCCCGGAAACCTCCTGACAGGTACAGGCTTCTCTAATCCATCTTGGCTCATTGACATAGCCAATGCTGCCATAGTTATCCATCTTATTGGAGCATACCAAGTCTTCAGCCAGCCCTTTTACGCATTCGTTGAGAAGAAAGCAGCACAGCTTTACCCAGATAACCACTTCATCACAAAAGACATCGAAATCATGTCCTACAAGCTTAACCTTTTTAAAGTGGTCTGGAGGACGCTATATGTGATTTCGACAACTTTGTTATCGATGATCTTCCCGTTCTTCAATGGCGTGGTTGGATTTCTTGGGGCTTTAGGGTACTGGCCAATGACAATCTACTTCCCTGTGGCAATGTACATTGCTCAAAAACAGATACCAAAGTGGAGCACAAGATGGGTTTGCCTCCAAGTTCTATGTCTTTCTGTGCTAGTAATAGCTTTACTAGCTGCTGTTGGCTCGATTGTTGGCGTGGTGGAAAGTCTCAAAGATTACAAGCCATTCATGACCAGCACTTGA